The sequence below is a genomic window from Campylobacter concisus.
TTTCTTTGCATATTTTTTTCCTTTATTTTAAAAATATAAAGCTGTATATTAATAATTTTTAGGTTAATTCTATGTAAAATTCCGCCAATTTCATAAATTTTTAAAATTTTTATTAAGACAATATATATCTTTTATTGACATATATCATTAGCTGCTTTTTTAAAATGAGATAAACTTCGCCTTAAAATTTTTAAAAAAAGGAGAATCAATGCGTGAATACAAAAAGTATTGGCTAGCACTTGTTGCAGTACTAGTAATTTGCTTTAGTATTTTAGGCTACTACGGCGTTGAGGTTTATAGAAGCTCGCCACCAGTTGTAAATTTTACAGATGAGAATGGCAATGTCGTGATCGACAAAGAGAGCATCTATAAAGGTCAAGAGGCCTGGCAAAGCATAGGAGGTATGCAAGTTGGCTCTGTTTGGGGACACGGCGCATATCAAGCACCTGATTGGAGCGCGGACTGGCTTCATAAAGAGTTAGTTATATTTTTAGAGTTAAAAGCAGATGAAATTTACCACTCAAAATATGCTGACTTAAATGATGAACAAAAAGCAAATCTAAAAGTTCTACTTAAAAAAGAGTACCGAGAAAATGGCGTAAAAGACGATAAAATCGTACTTAGTAGCGATAGATTAAAGGCTATGAAACAAGTAAGCCAAGAGTATTCATCACTTTTTGGAAATGACCCTAAGTTTAAATCTTTAAGAGAAGCTTATGCGATGAAAGAAAATACTCTTCCAAATGCTTCTGATAGAGATGATCTTAATAACTTTTTCTTCTGGTCAGCCTGGGCAACCGCAGCAAATAGACCTAACAGCGATGCTACATACACAAACAACTGGCCACACGAGCCACTAATCGATAATGTACCAACAAGCGAAAATATCTTTTGGTCAATCGCAAGCGTTGTAATACTTATTGCTGGTATTGGATTTCTTGTTTGGTTTAGCTCTTTTTATGGCAAAAAAGATGATGAAAAGTTGGAAGCTATTAGCGAAGATCCACTTAGTAAATTAAGCCTAACTCCATCTCAAAAAGCTCTTAAAAAATATCTTTTTGTAACTTTGGCTCTTTTTGCATTTCAAATTTTAATAGGTGGCTTTACGGCTCACTATACAGTCGAAGGACAAGAATTTTACGGTATAAACTTATCAGCTTATATTCCTTATTCACTTGCTAGAACATGGCACATTCAGGCTAGTATTTTCTGGATTGCGACAGGATTTTTAGCAGGCGGTCTTTTCCTAGCACCTATTATAAATGGCGGTAAAGATCCAAAATTCCAAAAGCTTGGCGTAGATTTATTATTTTACGCACTACTAATCCTTGTAGTTGGCAGTTTTGCTGGTGAGTATTTAGCGATCGCAAATATTATGCCTATAAATTTAAGCTTCTGGTTTGGACACCAAGGATACGAATATATCGAGCTTGGACGTGTTTGGCAAATTATTTTATTTGTTGGCCTTGTCATTTGGATGCTACTTTTACTTCGCGGATTTATCGGCGGATTTAAGAACAAAGGTGACAAAAATTTACTTGCTATCTTTGCAGCTTCAGCAGTTGCAGTTGGATTATTTTACGGAGCAGGATTATTTTATGGTCAAAGAAGTCCACTTCCAGTGATGGAATACTGGCGCTGGTGGGTTGTACACCTTTGGGTTGAAGGCTTTTTTGAGGTATTTGCTACCGCTTCACTTGCTTTTGTATTTGTTAGTCTTGGTCTTGTTTCAAAGAGATTTGCTACGTTCTCAACACTTGCGAGTGCATCACTTTTTTTAGTAGGCGGAATTCCAGGAACTTTCCACCACTTATATTTTGCGGGCACTACAACACCTATAATGGCAGTTGGCGCTAGCTTCTCAGCACTTGAGGTAGTTCCTCTTGTATTGCTTGGTGCTGAAGCTTATGAGCATTACAGACTTCAGTTTGCTCAAACTTGGGCTAAGACATTAAAATGGCCACTTTACTGCTTTATCGCAGTTGCTTTCTGGAATATGCTAGGCGCTGGTGTATTTGGATTTTTAATCAATCCTCCGATTTCACTATTTTATATCCAAGGCCTAAATACGACTCCAGTCCACGGACATGCTGCACTATTTGGTGTTTATGGATTTTTGGCACTTGGATTTGTTTGGCTAGTGGCTACTTATCTATTCAAAGGTCAAGAATTTGACGAGAAACTTATGAAAGTAGGCTTTTGGGGCTTAAATATAGGCCTTATGCTAATGATCGTGCTTTCACTACTTCCAATAGGAATTTATCAAGCATTTGCAAGCCTAGAGCAAGGCATGTGGTATGCAAGAAGCGCTGAACTTTTACAACAATCACACTTACAAAATTTAAGATGGGTAAGAATGATTGGTGATACGATTTTAATAATCGGTGGAATCAGCTTCCTTGCACAACTTCTAAAATTTATGCTTAATAAAAAAGCTTAAAACTAAAGGGGTATTTTGCCCCTTTATTAAGCTATCTTTTCATAAAATAACGCAAATTTAAAAGGAAAGAAATGATTACATTTTTTAAAAGAATTTGCGTTATTTTTATCGTACTCTTACACTCTTTTTTAGCTCTTGTAGTTGATTATTCGTTTCCACACTATGCAAATGTGCAAATCACAGGTGGCGATGTCAAACGTATGGACAAAGATGGTATCATCGATGCTAAAAATCCGGCTGATGGCCCTACCAGAGATGTTTATTTTATCTACACTAAAGATTCTAATAATTCAAATAAAGTCATGGCTTATAGAAATGAAGATACTGCATGGGGATTTCCGTTTTATTTTAAATTTAACTCAGCTGATGTACAAGCTAAGGCTCAAGGCTTTGCAAATAGCGATAAAAACGTAACTGTAAAATATTATGGATATAGAATTTCTATGCTTCAAGAGTTTAGAAATATCATCTCACTAAAAGAAAGCGGCACAGATACTAGTTGGCCGGTAGCTAGCTATATATTTTACTTTATCTTATTTATCTCGCTAATC
It includes:
- a CDS encoding nitric-oxide reductase large subunit, which encodes MREYKKYWLALVAVLVICFSILGYYGVEVYRSSPPVVNFTDENGNVVIDKESIYKGQEAWQSIGGMQVGSVWGHGAYQAPDWSADWLHKELVIFLELKADEIYHSKYADLNDEQKANLKVLLKKEYRENGVKDDKIVLSSDRLKAMKQVSQEYSSLFGNDPKFKSLREAYAMKENTLPNASDRDDLNNFFFWSAWATAANRPNSDATYTNNWPHEPLIDNVPTSENIFWSIASVVILIAGIGFLVWFSSFYGKKDDEKLEAISEDPLSKLSLTPSQKALKKYLFVTLALFAFQILIGGFTAHYTVEGQEFYGINLSAYIPYSLARTWHIQASIFWIATGFLAGGLFLAPIINGGKDPKFQKLGVDLLFYALLILVVGSFAGEYLAIANIMPINLSFWFGHQGYEYIELGRVWQIILFVGLVIWMLLLLRGFIGGFKNKGDKNLLAIFAASAVAVGLFYGAGLFYGQRSPLPVMEYWRWWVVHLWVEGFFEVFATASLAFVFVSLGLVSKRFATFSTLASASLFLVGGIPGTFHHLYFAGTTTPIMAVGASFSALEVVPLVLLGAEAYEHYRLQFAQTWAKTLKWPLYCFIAVAFWNMLGAGVFGFLINPPISLFYIQGLNTTPVHGHAALFGVYGFLALGFVWLVATYLFKGQEFDEKLMKVGFWGLNIGLMLMIVLSLLPIGIYQAFASLEQGMWYARSAELLQQSHLQNLRWVRMIGDTILIIGGISFLAQLLKFMLNKKA
- a CDS encoding DUF1523 family protein encodes the protein MITFFKRICVIFIVLLHSFLALVVDYSFPHYANVQITGGDVKRMDKDGIIDAKNPADGPTRDVYFIYTKDSNNSNKVMAYRNEDTAWGFPFYFKFNSADVQAKAQGFANSDKNVTVKYYGYRISMLQEFRNIISLKESGTDTSWPVASYIFYFILFISLIIWIRKINKAFRPKTSENLEK